A section of the Falco peregrinus isolate bFalPer1 chromosome 3, bFalPer1.pri, whole genome shotgun sequence genome encodes:
- the PPT1 gene encoding palmitoyl-protein thioesterase 1, which translates to MENSFFMNVNDQVREVCSQLAKDPHLKGGYNAMGFSQGGQFLRAVAQRCPSPPMLNLISIGGQHQGVYGFPRCPGESSHICDWIRKTLDLGAYTQAVQEHLVQAEYWHDPLKEDDYRKNSIFLADINQERVRTWLMAKWFSSDLDLFSIAFIQGINETYKKNLMALKKFVMVKFLNDTMVDPPISEWFGFYKSGQAKETIPLKETLLYKEDRLGLQEMDKAGKLVFLGVKGDHLHFSEEWFYTTILPFLQ; encoded by the exons ATGGAGAACAGCTTCTTTATGAATGTGAACGATCAAGTGAGAGAGGTGTGCAGCCAACTTGCAAAGGACCCTCACCTGAAAGGAGGCTACAACGCAATGGGCTTCTCCCAAGGAGGCCAGTTCCT GAGGGCAGTGGCCCAGAGGTGTCCTTCTCCTCCCATGCTCAATTTGATCTCCATTGGGGGACAGCACCAAG GTGTGTACGGCTTTCCACGCTGTCCTGGTGAGAGCTCCCATATCTGTGACTGGATCCGAAAGACGCTGGATCTTGGCGCCTACACACAAGCTGTTCAAGAGCA ctTGGTACAAGCAGAGTATTGGCATGACCCTCTGAAGGAGGACGACTATAGgaaaaacagtatctttttGGCTGATATAAATCAGGAGAGGGTAAGGACCTGGCTGATGGCTAAATG GTTTTCCAGTGACTTGGATCTGTTCTCTATTGCTTTCATCCAGGGCATCAACGAGACGTACAAGAAAAACCTGATGGCTCTGAAAAAGTTTGTGATGGTGAAATTTCTCAATGATACCATGGTCGACCCTCCGATCTCTGAG tggtttgggttttacAAAAGTGGCCAAGCCAAGGAGACCATCCCGCTGAAGGAGACCTTGCTGTACAAAGAG GATcgcctggggctgcaggagatggACAAAGCGGGAAAGCTGGTGTTCCTGGGGGTGAAAGGGGATCACCTGCACTTCTCAGAAGAATGGTTTTACACCACTatcctccccttcctccagtGA
- the LOC101924604 gene encoding sodium-dependent phosphate transport protein 3-like isoform X3 codes for MPCQITRGTAAAAQPRHRPSSTATTALTAAILTGHMTRARVTRRGRDSWWREGSSAGGGAGPGGAGLRAFPCEALVRAPALFHPTRFPEIPNPAKASRSTPRDTEPGDPRPRLEIISRRSRQQRCRQGRMQHHVDDAQAGAGPEAEQDEAPLLAQQPSCTGLCSTRCGLAVVLHISFFLAYTLRVSLSIAIIAMSNSSHPHSWSSSAPHSSDPGFAQDAPTYNWSVETQGIILSSFFYGYSLTQALGGYCSGLFGGKPVLGSGLLLSSVLTLLVPRSAELGVSCLIGLQVLLGLAEGVIFPAQYTLWAKWAPPLERSRLMNIADAGCTFGTFFALLVAGIICQSLGWPFVFYIFGGVGCAWCLCWFFLVHEDPAHHPWISAREQEYIVSSLAHQGSSHGRSLPLVAMAKSLPLWAITIACFCTDWLFYMLLTSMPMFMNNVLHFDLREICRVPAGNHKYLWHSCRNYCSYHSWTSHQPGSPDWLAERLLPICSSQPVWPDLLHSLWQWHHPRLG; via the exons ATGCCGTGCCAGATAACCAGGGGAACGGCGGCGGCCGCGCAGCCCAGGCACAGACCCAGCAGCACCGCCACCACTGCCCTGACCGCCGCCATCTTGACTGGCCACATGACTCGCGCGCGGGTCACGCGGCGGGGGCGGGACTCATGGTGGCGGGAGGGGTCTAgtgccgggggcggggcggggcctggCGGGGCGGGGCTCCGGGCGTTCCCATGCGAGGCGCTGGTTCGAGCCCCGGCCTTGTTCCATCCCACCCGGTTCCCTGAAATCCCAAATCCTGCGAAAGCATCCCGCTCCACGCCCCGGGACACGGAGCCAGGAGACCCCCGTCCCC GGCTGGAGATTATCTCGAGGAGAAGCAGGCAACAGCgttgcaggcagggaaggatgCAGCACCACGTGGACGACGCGCAGGCAGGGGCCGGGCCGGAGGCAGAGCAGGATGAAGCCCCTCTGCTTGCtcagcagccctcctgcactG GGCTCTGCTCCACTCGCTGTGGCCTGGCCGTGGTCCTGCACATCTCTTTTTTCCTGGCATACACACTCCGGGTCAGCCTCAGCATCGCCATCATCGCCATGAGTAACAGCAGCCATccccacagctggtccagcaGTGCTCCCCACAGCTCCGACCCAGGATTTGCTCAGGAT GCCCCCACGTACAACTGGAGCGTTGAGACTCAAGGAATCATCCTCAGCTCCTTTTTCTACGGCTACAGCCTCACGCAGGCGCTGGGCGGGTACTGCTCGGGGCTGTTCGGGGGGAAACCCGTCCTGGGCAGCGGGCTCCTGCTCTCCTCTGTTCTCACCCTCCTTGTGCCTCGATCAGCAGAGCTCGGCGTGAGCTGCCTCATcgggctgcaggtgctgctgggcttggctgag GGAGTGATATTTCCAGCTCAGTACACACTCTGGGCAAAATGGGCCCCTCCACTGGAACGTAGCAGGCTCATGAACATCGCTGATGCTG GATGCACTTTTGGGACTTTCTTTGCTCTCCTTGTGGCTGGGATCATCTGCCAGAGTCTGGGGTGGCCTTTTGTCTTCTACATCTTTG gtGGTGTTGGCTGTGCCTGGTGCCTCTGCTGGTTCTTCCTCGTGCATGAGGACCCTGCACACCACCCGTGGATTAGTGCCAGGGAGCAGGAATACATCGTGTCATCGCTGGCTCACCAG GGAAGCTCTCATGGCCGCTCCCTCCCACTTGTGGCCATGGCTAAATCGCTGCCTCTTTGGGCAATCACCATTGCCTGCTTCTGCACAGACTGGCTGTTCTACATGCTGCTGACCTCCATGCCCATGTTCATGAACAACGTCCTCCACTTTGACCTCAGAGAG ATATGCAGGGTTCCTGCTGGGAATCACAAATACCTTTGGCATAGTTGCAGGAATTATTGCTCCTACCACAGTTGGACTTCTCATCAGCCAG GATCTCCAGACTGGCTGGCGGAACGCCTTCTTCCTATCTGCAGCTCTCAACCTGTTTGGCCTGATCTTCTACATAGCCTTTGGCAGTGGCACCATCCAAGACTGGGCTAG
- the LOC101924604 gene encoding sodium-dependent phosphate transport protein 3-like isoform X1 — MPCQITRGTAAAAQPRHRPSSTATTALTAAILTGHMTRARVTRRGRDSWWREGSSAGGGAGPGGAGLRAFPCEALVRAPALFHPTRFPEIPNPAKASRSTPRDTEPGDPRPRLEIISRRSRQQRCRQGRMQHHVDDAQAGAGPEAEQDEAPLLAQQPSCTGLCSTRCGLAVVLHISFFLAYTLRVSLSIAIIAMSNSSHPHSWSSSAPHSSDPGFAQDAPTYNWSVETQGIILSSFFYGYSLTQALGGYCSGLFGGKPVLGSGLLLSSVLTLLVPRSAELGVSCLIGLQVLLGLAEGVIFPAQYTLWAKWAPPLERSRLMNIADAGCTFGTFFALLVAGIICQSLGWPFVFYIFGGVGCAWCLCWFFLVHEDPAHHPWISAREQEYIVSSLAHQGSSHGRSLPLVAMAKSLPLWAITIACFCTDWLFYMLLTSMPMFMNNVLHFDLRENGFLSSLPYIGNGLGHILAGLLADFLLARRVLGTAAVRKLFSALGMLLPATFLVAVPYIGCSSTVVVVLLTLALTIMSMTGAGININHIDIAPRYAGFLLGITNTFGIVAGIIAPTTVGLLISQDLQTGWRNAFFLSAALNLFGLIFYIAFGSGTIQDWAREDAAGQ, encoded by the exons ATGCCGTGCCAGATAACCAGGGGAACGGCGGCGGCCGCGCAGCCCAGGCACAGACCCAGCAGCACCGCCACCACTGCCCTGACCGCCGCCATCTTGACTGGCCACATGACTCGCGCGCGGGTCACGCGGCGGGGGCGGGACTCATGGTGGCGGGAGGGGTCTAgtgccgggggcggggcggggcctggCGGGGCGGGGCTCCGGGCGTTCCCATGCGAGGCGCTGGTTCGAGCCCCGGCCTTGTTCCATCCCACCCGGTTCCCTGAAATCCCAAATCCTGCGAAAGCATCCCGCTCCACGCCCCGGGACACGGAGCCAGGAGACCCCCGTCCCC GGCTGGAGATTATCTCGAGGAGAAGCAGGCAACAGCgttgcaggcagggaaggatgCAGCACCACGTGGACGACGCGCAGGCAGGGGCCGGGCCGGAGGCAGAGCAGGATGAAGCCCCTCTGCTTGCtcagcagccctcctgcactG GGCTCTGCTCCACTCGCTGTGGCCTGGCCGTGGTCCTGCACATCTCTTTTTTCCTGGCATACACACTCCGGGTCAGCCTCAGCATCGCCATCATCGCCATGAGTAACAGCAGCCATccccacagctggtccagcaGTGCTCCCCACAGCTCCGACCCAGGATTTGCTCAGGAT GCCCCCACGTACAACTGGAGCGTTGAGACTCAAGGAATCATCCTCAGCTCCTTTTTCTACGGCTACAGCCTCACGCAGGCGCTGGGCGGGTACTGCTCGGGGCTGTTCGGGGGGAAACCCGTCCTGGGCAGCGGGCTCCTGCTCTCCTCTGTTCTCACCCTCCTTGTGCCTCGATCAGCAGAGCTCGGCGTGAGCTGCCTCATcgggctgcaggtgctgctgggcttggctgag GGAGTGATATTTCCAGCTCAGTACACACTCTGGGCAAAATGGGCCCCTCCACTGGAACGTAGCAGGCTCATGAACATCGCTGATGCTG GATGCACTTTTGGGACTTTCTTTGCTCTCCTTGTGGCTGGGATCATCTGCCAGAGTCTGGGGTGGCCTTTTGTCTTCTACATCTTTG gtGGTGTTGGCTGTGCCTGGTGCCTCTGCTGGTTCTTCCTCGTGCATGAGGACCCTGCACACCACCCGTGGATTAGTGCCAGGGAGCAGGAATACATCGTGTCATCGCTGGCTCACCAG GGAAGCTCTCATGGCCGCTCCCTCCCACTTGTGGCCATGGCTAAATCGCTGCCTCTTTGGGCAATCACCATTGCCTGCTTCTGCACAGACTGGCTGTTCTACATGCTGCTGACCTCCATGCCCATGTTCATGAACAACGTCCTCCACTTTGACCTCAGAGAG AATGggttcctctcctccctgccttaTATTGGGAACGGGCTGGGGCACAtcctggctgggctgctggctgaTTTCCTCCTGGCTAGGCGAGTACTTGGCACAGCAGCTGTCAGAAAGCTCTTCTCAGCCCTCG GgatgctgctcccagccacctTCCTGGTGGCTGTGCCTTACATTGGCTGCAGTTCCACAGTTGTTGTGGTCCTTCTAACACTGGCCTTGACAATAATGAGCATGACAGGGGCAGGCATCAATATTAACCACATTGATATAGCACCCAG ATATGCAGGGTTCCTGCTGGGAATCACAAATACCTTTGGCATAGTTGCAGGAATTATTGCTCCTACCACAGTTGGACTTCTCATCAGCCAG GATCTCCAGACTGGCTGGCGGAACGCCTTCTTCCTATCTGCAGCTCTCAACCTGTTTGGCCTGATCTTCTACATAGCCTTTGGCAGTGGCACCATCCAAGACTGGGCTAGGGAGGACGCTGCTGGGCAGTGA
- the LOC101924604 gene encoding sodium-dependent phosphate transport protein 4-like isoform X2, whose translation MPCQITRGTAAAAQPRHRPSSTATTALTAAILTGHMTRARVTRRGRDSWWREGSSAGGGAGPGGAGLRAFPCEALVRAPALFHPTRFPEIPNPAKASRSTPRDTEPGDPRPRLEIISRRSRQQRCRQGRMQHHVDDAQAGAGPEAEQDEAPLLAQQPSCTGLCSTRCGLAVVLHISFFLAYTLRVSLSIAIIAMSNSSHPHSWSSSAPHSSDPGFAQDGVIFPAQYTLWAKWAPPLERSRLMNIADAGCTFGTFFALLVAGIICQSLGWPFVFYIFGGVGCAWCLCWFFLVHEDPAHHPWISAREQEYIVSSLAHQGSSHGRSLPLVAMAKSLPLWAITIACFCTDWLFYMLLTSMPMFMNNVLHFDLRENGFLSSLPYIGNGLGHILAGLLADFLLARRVLGTAAVRKLFSALGMLLPATFLVAVPYIGCSSTVVVVLLTLALTIMSMTGAGININHIDIAPRYAGFLLGITNTFGIVAGIIAPTTVGLLISQDLQTGWRNAFFLSAALNLFGLIFYIAFGSGTIQDWAREDAAGQ comes from the exons ATGCCGTGCCAGATAACCAGGGGAACGGCGGCGGCCGCGCAGCCCAGGCACAGACCCAGCAGCACCGCCACCACTGCCCTGACCGCCGCCATCTTGACTGGCCACATGACTCGCGCGCGGGTCACGCGGCGGGGGCGGGACTCATGGTGGCGGGAGGGGTCTAgtgccgggggcggggcggggcctggCGGGGCGGGGCTCCGGGCGTTCCCATGCGAGGCGCTGGTTCGAGCCCCGGCCTTGTTCCATCCCACCCGGTTCCCTGAAATCCCAAATCCTGCGAAAGCATCCCGCTCCACGCCCCGGGACACGGAGCCAGGAGACCCCCGTCCCC GGCTGGAGATTATCTCGAGGAGAAGCAGGCAACAGCgttgcaggcagggaaggatgCAGCACCACGTGGACGACGCGCAGGCAGGGGCCGGGCCGGAGGCAGAGCAGGATGAAGCCCCTCTGCTTGCtcagcagccctcctgcactG GGCTCTGCTCCACTCGCTGTGGCCTGGCCGTGGTCCTGCACATCTCTTTTTTCCTGGCATACACACTCCGGGTCAGCCTCAGCATCGCCATCATCGCCATGAGTAACAGCAGCCATccccacagctggtccagcaGTGCTCCCCACAGCTCCGACCCAGGATTTGCTCAGGAT GGAGTGATATTTCCAGCTCAGTACACACTCTGGGCAAAATGGGCCCCTCCACTGGAACGTAGCAGGCTCATGAACATCGCTGATGCTG GATGCACTTTTGGGACTTTCTTTGCTCTCCTTGTGGCTGGGATCATCTGCCAGAGTCTGGGGTGGCCTTTTGTCTTCTACATCTTTG gtGGTGTTGGCTGTGCCTGGTGCCTCTGCTGGTTCTTCCTCGTGCATGAGGACCCTGCACACCACCCGTGGATTAGTGCCAGGGAGCAGGAATACATCGTGTCATCGCTGGCTCACCAG GGAAGCTCTCATGGCCGCTCCCTCCCACTTGTGGCCATGGCTAAATCGCTGCCTCTTTGGGCAATCACCATTGCCTGCTTCTGCACAGACTGGCTGTTCTACATGCTGCTGACCTCCATGCCCATGTTCATGAACAACGTCCTCCACTTTGACCTCAGAGAG AATGggttcctctcctccctgccttaTATTGGGAACGGGCTGGGGCACAtcctggctgggctgctggctgaTTTCCTCCTGGCTAGGCGAGTACTTGGCACAGCAGCTGTCAGAAAGCTCTTCTCAGCCCTCG GgatgctgctcccagccacctTCCTGGTGGCTGTGCCTTACATTGGCTGCAGTTCCACAGTTGTTGTGGTCCTTCTAACACTGGCCTTGACAATAATGAGCATGACAGGGGCAGGCATCAATATTAACCACATTGATATAGCACCCAG ATATGCAGGGTTCCTGCTGGGAATCACAAATACCTTTGGCATAGTTGCAGGAATTATTGCTCCTACCACAGTTGGACTTCTCATCAGCCAG GATCTCCAGACTGGCTGGCGGAACGCCTTCTTCCTATCTGCAGCTCTCAACCTGTTTGGCCTGATCTTCTACATAGCCTTTGGCAGTGGCACCATCCAAGACTGGGCTAGGGAGGACGCTGCTGGGCAGTGA